Part of the Montipora foliosa isolate CH-2021 chromosome 13, ASM3666993v2, whole genome shotgun sequence genome is shown below.
ACGCATACTCGTGCTGTTTTTGTCGGATAAACATTTCATTGAAAGAGCAGAAGTGTGCATTTGACTCTTAATTACTTGTGGAACGAAAGAAGGGCAGGCTAGAAGACTAACCTGAAAGAAATAATTGGGAAACAGGCCCTCGCACAATCCTTATAGTGGCTTATCGCGTGTTGCAGAACGTTTGAGTTTTTGCACTCTCGGGGGGTGGTAGCTAGCGGTTTTTTGGTCGTTTCATTGTTCCCTTAGCCAGTCACTGCGGTCTGACCAGAGCCCGTGAGTCATcgatctacaatcttggacagaataaaatggaacagaaatacCCCCTTCCCCCTAAATCAAATATGAAGCCGCGTGAAGGCCTAAATGCGCCATTTTCCCGTTATCAGGGAGCTTTAGCGACCACTACGGCGACGGCAAAGGAAAACGTCATATCAAAATACATGTTTGGGTTGTTGCAATCACTTCGCAACCATTGTAAGATTTTTAATGCGACGAGGGggtggtagttcctcaagaatAAAACTGGTATGAACGGCGTTATATTTTTTTagggggagaaaatgaaactttattcTGAAATACTGACGTTCTAGATAAAACGATGGCAAGGAAATTGACAAAAAACTAAAACGCATGTGCAGGGTGTGCAAAGCTATTTAATTTgttcactaaatatgcaaatttgtgacgttcttgttaccccccccccccccccccccccctcccccattagGGAGGTTCAGCAccgacaacgacgacggcaacgagaacgtcacaaatttgcatatttagcgagcaaaaacaatagcactGCACGTTCTGCACGTGCATCTGCtcacttttgtctatttctttgccgtcgtcggcaaaacaacaacgtgaaatgactaaatttgaggttgtaGGAAGAAGGTCAGCCCTCGAggataaaattttcattttctcccgtaaattgagcgccgtttaTACTAGTCTAGTTTCGTTCTTGGgggtttgccacacctttgtcacgttaaaatgtttggaatagtcgcgaagcgattacaataacgcggaTTCATatttaacgacgacgttctcTTTGCttttgccgtcgtcgttgctgaAGCTCCCTATTGATTTTGTGGGGGAGGGGTGGTTGCAGCTCGAGCCGAGTCCCCATCCGCCAGATGACTCGCTGAGGCACATGTGCagaattcaagatggcggcgacaGAAATGTCCAGGGCTCGAAAAGTTTTTGTTCATCCCGTAGTACTCTTTTCAATTGTTGACGGTTTTGAAAGACGTTCAGAAGATGCTAAAAGAGTTATAGGAACTCTTCTTGGGTCAGTTGATAAGACTTCGGTAGAAATTCGAAGCTCTTTTGGCGTTCCACACAATGAGTCTGAAGACGAGGTTAGTACGTAAACTTCTGTACATCCAAGAAAGAGGAAAACTCATTTTTGAAAGGTCTCACTAGGACacgtttattttttaataagtTTAACAGTGCTAGTTATTTTGTAAATAGAACCAAAAAAGACAAATATTGTAGGATAAATCAATCACGATTTGCGAAAAAAATTAACAGTTCTTCTCTTGATCAATCGATGTGTTTACAAGTGTTAATTTCATTTAGGTTGCCATTGAATTAGAATATGCAAAAAGCATGTTTGACCAGCACAAGAAAGCTCATCCCAATGATGAAATAGTTGGATGGTTAGTAATTACTCTGTTGTCTTGTGTGATAATGGGAATTTGTaataaaatattggtagaaTGATTTTCAGTTGAATGGAAGAGCATGAAAGAAATCAAGTGAATACTGTAAAATTCCAAAAATAAACCCCGGGGCTTATATTTTTTGAAGGCCCTTTTTAAGGGGTTTATATTCGGAGGGGCTTATCTATGGAGGGAAATTTGGATTTCCAAATTGTTTGGTCTAGCCTTCTAGATGAGAGTAAATTtaccgtttttgctttgttttcgtttgtatttgagggcaattttccaagtacaaaCTCCCAGGAGGCTTATATTTGGAAGGGTGATTTAACGAAGGGCTTTTTTGCGTTACTgttttgggggggggggcttatatttggaggggcttattttcggaataGCATGTGGTGTGAGTTAATGCGATTTATTATCAGGAATGTATAGAAAATCATATGAACGTGATTTATGGCagaagtgatgttttgaaagttctcaaaattgcacttgCCTATGGCTCGTGCAGTTTGAGAACCTTCAAAACATCAGGAGTGACCATAAATTACGAAATACATGAGCAAGTTCATGACATGGCTATACTTACGACTATTATATAAGTTGGCAAGTCGTTTACTTAGCAGATTCAGTTGGAGTTCGGTTATCCTGTAAGCAATTTAAACTACCATATTGTGCgctaaagaaataaaaatctgTTCTCCAAAATGCAATGTCCAGTTTGGGACAAAGGCAGAAACTAGTGTTAATAATCTTCAAGTAAGTGAAAGTAGCTTGATAAATaagtatagagtgttttcactgtcacgctataaaaaataaaatctgaaattgttgaaggaaagaattaagccaagaaaatgaaatgtcGTAAAAGACTAAATATATAAGTAACTCCAAGTCTCGGGTCTGTTTGGTGCATCAATCGTTTCAAAGTTATTTGtcaaaacatgttgaaacatgttaCTCAATTTTGCAGAGCTTTGTATGGAGATGCTATGTTGGTGTTCCTCGGATGGACGCCAATATGGCGGCATCGAATCAACCAAACATCTGGACCTCAGTTTGCAATAAAAGCTCTCCCTTTTTGCTTGTGAGCTGAATTAAATGAGCATAAACATGTCTTCTGCAGCTTGTAATGCTTAATTTGCCAAATATCACAAGGCAAAGCTGTCTTTTGAAACAGACACCTTTATCTCAGCCACTGTCTTGGTGTCATGCATGgcgaaaattcaaaatgctgtattctcaaaacaaaaaatactacGGCCTGAAAATGGTAAAAAGATTTACTTTTAAGTACTTTTTACCTGGTATTGATAAAGACATCAGAAACCTCACAGCGTTGAGTTTACAATTATtggatgacgtcatgtgaaaacactttGTTGCTCCACAATGAAAAAagtattattaatattttcGTACTGCAATGGAAGCACTCATATTAGTTGTAGTGTTCCTGCCTTAGCTAACCAATGTTAACATTCAATGCAAAACACCCTTTGGCGAAAAGTGGTCTATCTCACGCATAATATTCTTTCCAGGTATGCCACAGGATCAGATGTTACAGAACATTCTCTATTGATACACGAGTATTATTCAAGAGAGGCTAGTAATCCAGTTCATCTTACTGTGGACACCACACTCAAAGGATCACGTATGGGGATCCGAGCTTATCAAAGGTGATTTATAATAGTAATAGggctgagtggagtccaattcggtcggTAATCATacaagtgattaacaaaatcggatgACTGTGTAGCAGGAGTCCGATTTGTGTAATCAGAAGTATGATAATCATTACAGATTGAATTGGACAACATGAAGTCCTCTTACCAATAatattaatcataaccatttcAATTTCTGAGATAATggtaactattacaaaattcttgaatctgattggttctgtgcACACGTATTTGTTGGGTAATTGGCACGATCATGTGGGTATCTAATTACAGATATCCAATTTGAACAATTCCAAATTCGATACCTGTTATTGGACACCTATGCCAGTGTCAGTCACATGCATTTGGATAGGGTCtttattgctgtttttttaCTGTTCGCAAAACAGATTGaataatataataaattattgtaactTTTTCATACAAAAAGTTATTCAAAGACTTTTTTCCCTCgcattttgttattgttacGATTAATTAGTAAAAGGACTTTGTGTCGTACAATTCAGGGGTAATCTTCCTCATAATTTCAATATCGGCTTCCTACTAATTAActtaaatacaaaagaatgcaaAGATGGTCAccaattttgaattttgtggAAGTGGTATATTGTTACAAAATTGTACCACAGAATGACACCTTAACAGCAGTAGTAAAGGCTTGCATGCTAGCTGATTGTTTTGTCTTGATTTGGTTGTGAAATGTTCAACAATGTTATTACTGGTATTGTCGACACTGCTCAAGCTTGCAAGGAAAcgagttaaaataaatgaatcttcattttttttttcacccgGAAGCAAACAGCCATTTTCTGTTTGCATGGACTTCTAATATACAGCTTGACCTCCCTATTTTGTCACTTTTTTTCTGTAGCTGTAAAATGGGTGTCCCAGGAAAGACAGAGGGTACTATCTTCTCACCAGTACCGTGCGAAATTATGTTGACTGGTCCAGAAAGAGTTGGaggtgagagagagagagagaatgatGATCACGTACTGTATTTAAAAGAACATACTTTTTTGTATATGTTGTAGTTAAAATTTTTCCGTGGTTAAAAAATTTTAAGActagtttgttttttactttttactgaaacaaaggaaagtaaaaaacaaactaccagtagtttgaaaaatgtttaaccaaggaaaaattttaacgACAACACTAGCGAACATTGACTAGTTTTGAGTTGTACTGTCTAGAAGAATCCTCAAATAGGCCAATCAAATATTTTGTTGATGGTCTCTCAGAGTTGTTGATTTATAACTTACAAGATTATTGAAGAGGCGGCACGCACATCTGGTTGTGGGGAAATAATATCAAAGAAAAGAACATAGCCCTACCAGAAATGGAGGCTTCTCATCAAAATCAGattcaaagaaagttgtcagCCCAAATCTTTTGATGAAACCGTGAAGAGTAAATGACAGGATGCTTAGACCTATTGTGgctcaaacttttttttttttggtttaaaatttgTCAGACCAGTTCAAGGTTGGTTTGTCTTTGTCTACATgtaatattcattatcataatctgaaaaaaaaaaaagaaaacaaaacaaaattgaactaattttacaaattttgaaccaaatagttaacaataattattatttcctaAAGGCAATGTGAATAGCGGTGAATAAAAACTGAGACAAAGTCAAGGTTTTTATTtaccgatattcaccgagcctgaggtgaataattgttttagtataattacatagatgattatttaacaaaataatatgcattttctttaaaacaattacaGTAACTTCTTCGTCTGTCACTTCAACAAAACAgctggcggccattttgaaaaaactgcTTATgtgattatcacgtaataattacctcaagtgcaaccaatcagcgaagagaattttcattaatcacttaatatgtaattatactaaaaaaatattattactgTTGAATGGTAACAGACCCATCTTCACAAAGAGAAGATTCCAGTCTTGAGATACACGTACCATTACTTGCTAATATCTTGTTATTGTTCATGTTATTAGTAAACTGGCTCCAAAGAACCAAGAACACAGCAAGGCAAAGCATCAGTCCCCTCTCAGACATGCAACATGTTAACAGGTTGGTCCATTTTAAAAGTAAGAGCATTAATGAgtgaaatgatatgtgaaagGAATCATGTATTTAACtgtagatatgaaatcaagtaaagctatgattcTCACAGTTAaggaacgcaattttagcaattgcgtagagaaacctgaaaaattcaggacttcaacggggtttgaactctTGACCTTGCGATACtgtgatgctctaaccaactgagctatgaagccacagacgttggctggtcatttgtgggttcttatAATGTTCACTTGATGAATTAATCAATGAATGAATATATGAAAGGAATCCTAATTATATTGatctgcggatatgaaatcaagtgaagttatgatccttgcagttatgaatgcaatttttagcaattgcttagaGGAGcctgtgggttctaatgttcctgtgatgaatgaattaacgatgaaatgatatgtgaaaggaattatatattgaactgcagatgtgaaatcaagtgaagctatgatcctcgctgttatgaatgcaattttagcaattgtgtagagaagcttgaaaaattcagaacttcaatGGGGGTTGAACCTGTGACCTAGCGATACCGGtgtgatgctctaaccaacttagctatgaagccactgacgttgggagctggccaTTTGTGGATTCTAATGTTTCCGCTgacgttggaagctggtcatCTGTGGTTTCTAATGTTCCCATGATGAAAGAATCAACAAGAACGttagaatccacaaatgaccagctcccaacgtcagtggcttcatagctcagctggttagagcatcgcactggTATTGCAAGATCACAGGTtcaaacatacatacatacatacatacatacatacaataaTACATAATTGACGCTCCCCATAGGgtcttttcagggccaatgaaacacaatgaaacgaCAGAaccgaacaacaacaactgttaagaatcccaactggtcggaggcaaaccagttgactgtttacaagtgcagctgggaagttgaaccagggactaccaggatgaaattcaacgagtgatcagagcgggtcttgaacctggtatctccagatctcaaggcaagcgccctaaccactgggccacactgcctcctccaaaccctgttgaagtccaggcttctctacgcaattgctaaaattgcgttcataactgcagggatcatagcctcacttgatcACTCGAGTAAGAGCATTGTTTTCCATGAAGTTTTCCCTATAATGAAGGGTCAGAAAAAGGCTAGTGAGTAGCTTGTAGGGATTTAGGTTTTGTACATTATTGTAAAGTATTATGGAATACATGTGTTGTACATAATGCAATATCAATTTTGTGTGATATCAGTAGCTTTCTTGCTGGATAGCCACACTTCGCAACTGCCTAACGTGTACAATACCGGTCACCTATCCGGGTATTAGCCCTGTCCATCCTTTGGCAAGCTGTATCACATGAGATTGAGGTTACTTGTGCCAgaacaagatggcgtccaaaagCTGAAATTATATGGCATCGCGATCAGTACCTCAGGGACATCCCGTGGGACTGATATGATTAGAATGCATTTCCTTTGTCGAATGCAAACATTGTTTCAATGTCTGCCAAGGGACTAAGTATTTAAAACCACTTTGGGTGATACATGATTCCAAGTCGCAGAGCTCCAAAACTGAAATCTGCTCTATTTCTGAAATCAACactttcaaacatcatcttaaGTTGCATCTTTAAAGCAATGCATTTTGCTGAATTTTATTCAATCTTTGTTTTTACTTACGTGATTTCTATTTTATTCTAGATTGTATATTGTAATCTTTTGTGAattttagtataattattaAGTTAAATTGATCTAGCATTAGGTATTTTGATCTTGTAgcttattttattgtattttac
Proteins encoded:
- the LOC137982762 gene encoding eukaryotic translation initiation factor 3 subunit F-like, coding for MAATEMSRARKVFVHPVVLFSIVDGFERRSEDAKRVIGTLLGSVDKTSVEIRSSFGVPHNESEDEVAIELEYAKSMFDQHKKAHPNDEIVGWYATGSDVTEHSLLIHEYYSREASNPVHLTVDTTLKGSRMGIRAYQSCKMGVPGKTEGTIFSPVPCEIMLTGPERVGVNWLQRTKNTARQSISPLSDMQHVNSASERLLEMLGSVVSYVDDVLAGKVPGDNSVGRELMDLVTSVPRMSKEEFESILNSNMQDLLMIVYLSGLCKTQISLGEKLSTVL